In the genome of Fusarium fujikuroi IMI 58289 draft genome, chromosome FFUJ_chr02, one region contains:
- a CDS encoding related to RING-like zinc finger protein ZIN, with product MVFPGLLTSTSTSTDRTRTPSVRSKSSDSNLVQPEYIYDEAQLPCLPPERPDLRELNNSLEALAAVFPDIQIEVFRELLSNFDGESRLALVADALLKNRVTWVKGRWRVPDKETAQPEAIPKAEVFKSKEYKRAVQNLAWHEFKGLSRSTINAVLAESNYSYLEARQTLATLSSKSWRFTISSLFFRRKPIATGEAENHPLVSWRSTGQGSITPTIRATGSAELDRELYDTLVAPLKEKDRRDREDRDRGLAVILNNEEAERADATHECVCCFISAAFEEFTHCNREGHLVCYRCVQHSIKEAVFGQGWQSSINPETGTLKCLSSDGDGCPGHIPPDHIRRAMEEEKMGAEILHRLDCRLAEHSLLASNLPLVRCPFCDYAEIDDIYTPAHESALRIKSDSIYNLFFLVLCIGTLPFVFPFVLISSFICLLLSTQQSFGDYISVEWSKALNRHRRRRRGTKFICQSPSCGRMSCLSCHKSWKDIHVCNESSLVALRTQVEQAMSMAIKRVCPRCNTSFVKNAGCNKLTCPCGYKMCYVCRADLTDEGYRHFCDHFRPEGDATPCKECDRCNLWESEDTEQVLQAAREEAERKWKDMENRELSGTERVFLETGVAANRMNVSVERVLFSGQIPALSEVLDLVVETLFV from the coding sequence ATGGTTTTCCCCGGGCTGctcacctccacctccacctccaccgaTAGAACCAGAACACCCTCTGTCCGGTCCAAGTCGAGCGACTCCAACCTTGTTCAGCCCGAGTACATCTACGACGAAGCCCAACTACCATGCCTGCCACCCGAGAGACCTGACCTGCGCGaactcaacaacagcctCGAGGCTCTGGCCGCTGTGTTTCCCGATATCCAGATCGAGGTGTTTCGCGAGCTGTTGTCGAATTTCGACGGCGAGTCGAGGCTCGCTCTTGTGGCTGATGCACTGCTCAAGAATAGAGTGACGTGGGTCAAAGGTCGCTGGAGAGTTCCGGACAAAGAGACCGCTCAACCGGAGGCGATACCCAAAGCAGAGGtcttcaagagcaaggagTACAAGAGAGCCGTACAAAATCTGGCATGGCATGAATTCAAGGGCCTGTCGCGGTCTACCATAAACGCCGTCCTTGCCGAGTCCAACTATTCCTACCTCGAAGCCCGCCAGACCCTCGCTACTCTATCCTCCAAGTCATGGCGTTTCACAATATCATCGTTGTTTTTCAGAAGGAAGCCTATCGCTACGGGCGAGGCAGAGAATCACCCACTGGTATCGTGGCGCTCAACCGGCCAGGGCTCCATTACTCCCACCATTCGAGCCACAGGCAGCGCAGAACTGGACCGCGAACTGTATGATACCTTGGTGGCGCCGTTGAAAGAGAAGGACAGAAGGGACAGAGAGGATAGAGACAGGGGACTTGCagtcatcctcaacaacGAAGAGGCCGAAAGGGCAGATGCAACGCACGAGTGTGTCTGCTGCTTCATATCAGCAGCCTTTGAGGAGTTTACCCACTGCAACCGTGAGGGCCATCTCGTCTGCTACCGATGTGTACAGCACTCCATTAAAGAAGCAGTCTTTGGACAAGGCTGGCAAAGCAGCATCAACCCTGAAACGGGAACACTCAAGTGCCTCTCTTCAGACGGTGATGGATGTCCTGGACATATCCCGCCAGATCATATCCGCCGTGCcatggaggaagaaaagatggGAGCAGAAATTCTGCACAGGCTTGACTGTCGACTAGCAGAGCACAGCCTTCTGGCATCCAACCTCCCTCTAGTCCGGTGTCCCTTTTGTGACTATGCCGAGATAGATGACATATACACCCCAGCGCACGAATCTGCCCTTCGCATCAAGTCGGATAGCATCTACAACCTCTTTTTCCTCGTTCTCTGTATCGGCACCCTCCCGTTTGTCTTCCCCTTCGTCCTCATATCCTCATTCATTtgcctccttctcagcacaCAGCAGTCCTTTGGCGACTACATATCAGTGGAGTGGTCCAAAGCCCTCAACCGtcaccgtcgtcgtcgtcgcgGTACCAAATTCATCTGCCAAAGTCCCAGCTGCGGCCGTATGTCGTGCCTCTCATGCCACAAATCGTGGAAGGATATCCACGTATGCAACGAATCCTCGCTCGTCGCCCTACGCACACAGGTCGAGCAGGCCATGAGCATGGCTATAAAGCGTGTCTGTCCCCGCTGCAACACATCTTTCGTCAAGAATGCAGGTTGCAATAAACTCACGTGTCCCTGCGGCTACAAGATGTGCTATGTTTGTCGCGCCGACCTCACTGATGAAGGATATCGACACTTTTGTGATCATTTTCGCCCAGAAGGTGATGCCACACCCTGCAAGGAGTGTGACCGGTGCAATCTCTGGGAATCTGAGGATACAGAACAGGTTCTGCAAGCCGCGCGCGAAGAGGCTGAGCGCAAGTGGAAAGACATGGAGAACCGAGAATTATCAGGTACTGAGCGGGTGTTCCTTGAAACAGGCGTTGCGGCGAATAGGATGAACGTAAGTGTTGAGCGTGTTCTCTTCAGCGGCCAGATTCCCGCTCTTTCGGAAGTGTTGGATCTGGTCGTAGAAACGCTTTTTGTTTAG
- a CDS encoding related to pyridoxamine-phosphate oxidase — protein sequence MALHSADTSKLIFAPAGHQATGQAEQFTKGTLVRSQLNPASPIPQFHAWFSRAQENDSGVDHPESCTLSTASLPSGRISSRTVYLKELDNRGFVIYTNLGTSRKAADIATNPRAAMLFFWESLQRQVHVEGRVEKISREESQTYYDTRARGSRIGAWASRQSQVLEPQGDDDDGRKQLEGWVKEVEKRFEGQEKIPVPEFWGGLRIIPDRIEFWQGRESRLHDRFVYEREGEEEEWTLKRLSP from the exons ATGGCTCTTCATTCAGCAGATACTTCGAAACTCATCT TCGCTCCCGCGGGGCATCAGGCAACAGGGCAGGCCGAGCAGTTTACCAAAGGAACTCTTGTCCGCTCACAGCTCAACCCAGCATCACCTATCCCTCAATTCCACGCATGGTTCTCCCGTGCCCAGGAGAATGATTCTGGCGTAGATCATCCTGAATCATGCActctctcaacagcatcccTCCCCTCAGGTCGTATCTCCTCTCGTACTGTGTATTTAAAGGAGCTCGACAACCGCGGCTTTGTCATCTACACCAACCTGGGCACGTCTCGCAAGGCAGCTGATATAGCGACTAACCCCCGTGCTGcgatgttgttcttctggGAATCCCTACAGCGTCAAGTCCATGTAGAAGGACGAGTGGAGAAGATCTCCCGTGAAGAAAGCCAGACATACTACGACACACGAGCTCGGGGAAGCAGAATCGGTGCATGGGCTAGTCGACAGAGTCAAGTACTTGAGCCTCAaggtgacgatgacgatggccgGAAGCAGCTGGAAGGATGGGTcaaagaggttgagaagcgGTTTGAGGGGCAGGAGAAAATCCCTGTTCCTGAGTTTTGGGGTGGGCTGAGGATTATCCCAGATAGGATCGAGTTCTGGCAAGGAAGGGAGAGTAGACTTCACGACAGATTCGTCTATGAACGGGagggtgaggaagaggagtgGAcattgaagaggctgagtcCTTAA